In Chlorocebus sabaeus isolate Y175 chromosome 19, mChlSab1.0.hap1, whole genome shotgun sequence, a single genomic region encodes these proteins:
- the TCF20 gene encoding transcription factor 20 isoform X1, with protein MQSFREQSSYHGNQQSYPQEVHGSSRIEEFSPRQAQMFQNFGGAGGSSGGSGSGSGGGRRGAAAAAAAMASETSGHQGYQGFRKEAGDFYYMAGNKDPVTTGTPQPPQRRPSGPVQSYGPPQGSSFGNQYGSEGHVGQFQAQHSGLGSVSHYQQDYTGPFSPGSAQYQQQASSQQQQQQVQQLRQQLYQSHQPLPQATGQPASSSSHLQPMQRPSTLPSSAAGYQLRVGQFGQHYQSSASSSSSSSFPSPQRFSQSGQSYDGSYSVNAGSQYEGHSVGSNAQAYGTQSNYSYQPQSMKNFEQAKIPQGTQQGQQQQQQPQQQQHPPQHVMQYTNTATKLPLQSQVGQYNQPEVPVRSPMQFHQNFSPISNPSPAASVVQSPSCSSTPSPLMQTGENLQCGQGSVPMGSRNRILQLMPQLSPTPSMMPSPNSHAAGFKGFGLEGVPEKRLTDPGLSSLSALSTQVANLPNTVQHMLLSDALTPQKKTSKRPSSSKKADSCTNSEGSSQPEEQLKSPMAESLDGGCSSSSEDHGERVRQLSGQSTSSDTTYKGGASEKAGSSPAQGAQNEPARLNASPATREETTSPGAKDMPLSDGNPKVNEKTVGVIVSREAMTSRVEKPGGQDKGSQEDDPAATQRPPSNGGAKETSHASLPQPEPPGGGGSKGNKNGDNNSNHNGEGNGQSGHSAVGPGFTSRTEPSKSPGSLRYSYKDSFGSAVPRNVSGFPQYPTGQEKGDFTSHGERKGRNEKFPSLLQEVLQGYHHHPDRRYSRSTQEHQGMAGSLEGTTRPNVLVSQTNELASRGLLNKSIGSLLENPHWGPWERKSSSTAPEMKQINLTDYPIPRKFEIEPQSSAHEPGGSLSERRSVICDISPLRQIVRDPGAHSLGHMSADTRIGRNDRLNPTLSQSVILPGGLVSMETKMKSQSGQIKEEDFEQSKSQASFNNKKSGDHCHPSSIKHESYRSNASPGAATHDSLSDYGPQDSRPTPMRRVPGRVGGREGMRGRSPSQYHDFAEKLKMSPGRSRGPGGDPHHMNPHMTFSERANRSSLHAPFSPNSETLASAYHTNTRAHAYGDPNAGLNSQLHYKRQMYQQQPEEYKDWSSSSAQGVIAAAQHRQEGPRKSPRQQQFLDRVRSPLKNDKDGMMYGPPVGTYHDPSAQEAGRCLMSSDGLPNKGMELKHGSQKLQESCWDLSRQTSPAKSSGPPGMASQKRYGPPHETDGHGLAEATQSSKPSNVMLRLPGQEDHSSQNPLIMRRRVRSFISPIPSKRQSQDVKNSSTEDKGRLLHPSKEGADKAFNSYAHLSHSQDIKSIPKRDSSKDLPSPDNRNCPAVTLTSPAKTKILPPRKGRGLKLEAIVQKITSPNIRRSASSNSAEAGGDTVTLDDILSLKSGPSEGGSVAVQDADVEKRKGEVASDLVSPANQELHIEKPLPRSSEEWHGSGDDKVKTETHAETVTAGKEPPGAMTSTTSQKPGSNQGRPDGSLGGTAPLMFPDSKNVPPAGILAPEANPKAEEKENDTVTISPKQEGFPPKGYFPSGKKKGRPIGSVNKQKKQQQPPPPPPQPPQIPEGSADGEPKPKKQRQRRERRKPGAQPRKRKTKQAVPIVEPQEPEIKLKYATQPLDKTDAKNKSFYPYIHVVNKCELGAVCTIINAEEEEQTKLVRGRKGQRSLTPPPSSTESKALPASSFMLQGPVVTESSVMGHLVCCLCGKWASYRNMGDLFGPFYPQDYAATLPKNPPPKRATEMQSKVKVRHKSASNGSKTDTEEEEEQQQQQKEQRSLAAHPRFKRRHRSEDCGGGPRSLSRGLPCKKAATEGSSEKTVLDSKPSVPTTSEGGPELELQIPELPLDSNEFWVHEGCILWANGIYLVCGRLYGLQEALEIAREMKCSHCQEAGATLGCYNKGCSFRYHYPCAIDADCLLHEENFSVRCPKHKPPLPCPLPPLQNKTAKGSLSTEQSERG; from the coding sequence ATGCAGTCCTTTCGGGAGCAAAGCAGTTACCACGGAAACCAGCAAAGCTACCCACAGGAGGTACACGGTTCATCCCGGATAGAAGAGTTCAGCCCTCGTCAGGCCCAGATGTTCCAGAATTTTGGAGGTGCAGGTGGCAGtagtggtggcagtggcagtggcagtggtggtggacGACGAGGAGCAGCAGCTGCTGCGGCAGCGATGGCTAGCGAGACCTCTGGCCATCAAGGTTACCAGGGTTTCAGGAAAGAGGCTGGAGATTTTTACTACATGGCAGGCAACAAAGACCCTGTGACTACAGGAACCCCACAGCCTCCTCAGCGAAGGCCTTCTGGGCCTGTGCAGAGCTATGGACCCCCCCAGGGGAGCAGCTTTGGCAATCAGTATGGGAGTGAGGGTCATGTGGGCCAGTTTCAAGCACAGCACTCTGGCCTTGGCAGTGTGTCGCATTATCAGCAGGATTACACAGGGCCTTTCTCTCCAGGGAGTGCTCAGTACCAACAGCAGGCTTctagccagcagcagcagcagcaagtcCAGCAGTTGAGACAACAGCTTTACCAGTCCCATCAGCCCCTGCCACAGGCCACTGGCCAACCAGCATCCAGCTCATCCCATCTACAGCCAATGCAGCGGCCCTCAACTCTGCCATCCTCTGCTGCTGGTTACCAGTTAAGAGTGGGTCAGTTTGGCCAACACTATCAgtcttctgcttcctcctcctcctcctcctccttcccttcaccACAgcgttttagccagtctggacagAGCTATGATGGCAGTTACAGTGTGAATGCTGGATCTCAGTATGAAGGACACAGTGTGGGTTCAAATGCACAGGCTTATGGAACACAATCCAATTACAGCTATCAGCCTCAATCTATGAAGAATTTTGAACAGGCAAAGATTCCACAAGGGACCCAAcaggggcagcagcagcagcagcagccgcagcAACAACAACACCCTCCTCAGCATGTGATGCAGTATACCAACACTGCCACCAAGCTGCCCCTGCAAAGCCAGGTGGGGCAGTACAACCAACCTGAGGTTCCTGTGAGGTCCCCCATGCAGTTTCACCAGAACTTCAGCCCCATTTCTAACCCTTCCCCAGCTGCCTCTGTGGTTCAGTCTCCAAGCTGTAGTTCTACCCCATCTCCTCTCATGCAGACTGGGGAGAATCTCCAGTGTGGGCAAGGCAGTGTGCCTATGGGTTCCAGAAACAGAATTTTACAGTTGATGCCTCAACTCAGTCCAACTCCATCAATGATGCCCAGTCCTAATTCTCATGCCGCAGGCTTCAAAGGGTTTGGACTAGAAGGGGTACCAGAAAAGCGACTGACAGATCCTGGGTTGAGTAGTTTGAGTGCTCTGAGTACTCAAGTGGCCAATCTTCCTAACACTGTCCAGCACATGTTACTTTCTGATGCCCTGACTCCTCAGAAGAAGACCTCCAAGAGGCCCTCATCTTCCAAGAAAGCAGATAGCTGCACAAACTCTGAAGGCTCCTCACAACCTGAGGAACAGCTGAAGTCCCCTATGGCAGAGTCTTTAGATGGAGGCTGCTCCAGCAGTTCAGAGGATCACGGTGAGAGGGTGCGGCAGCTAAGTGGTCAGAGCACCAGCTCTGACACCACCTACAAGGGCGGAGCCTCTGAGAAAGCTGGCTCCTCACCGGCACAAGGTGCTCAGAATGAACCTGCCAGACTCAATGCTAGTCCTGCCACAAGAGAAGAGACCACCTCACCAGGCGCTAAGGACATGCCATTGTCCGACGGGAACCCAAAGGTTAATGAGAAGACAGTTGGGGTGATTGTCTCCCGGGAAGCCATGACAAGTCGGGTAGAAAAGCCTGGTGGGCAAGATAAAGGCTCCCAAGAGGATGATCCTGCAGCGACTCAAAGGCCACCAAGCAATGGTGGGGCAAAGGAAACGAGTCATGCATCACTTCCCCAGCCAGAGcctccaggaggaggagggagcaaAGGAAACAAGAATGGCGATAACAATTCCAACCATAATGGAGAAGGAAATGGCCAGAGTGGCCACTCTGCAGTGGGCCCTGGTTTTACAAGCAGAACTGAGCCTAGCAAATCTCCTGGAAGTCTGCGCTATAGTTACAAAGATAGTTTCGGGTCAGCTGTGCCACGAAATGTCAGTGGCTTTCCTCAGTATCCTACAGGGCAAGAAAAGGGGGATTTCACTAGCCATGGGGAACGAAAgggtagaaatgaaaaatttccaAGCCTCCTGCAGGAAGTGCTTCAGGGTTACCACCACCACCCTGACAGGAGATATTCTAGGAGTACTCAGGAGCATCAGGGGATGGCTGGTAGCCTAGAAGGAACCACAAGGCCCAATGTCTTGGTTAGTCAAACCAATGAATTAGCTAGCAGGGGCCTTCTGAACAAAAGCATTGGGTCTCTATTAGAAAATCCCCACTGGGGCCCCTGGGAAAGGAAATCAAGCAGCACAGCTCCTGAAATGAAACAGATCAATTTGACTGACTATCCAATTCCCAGAAAGTTTGAAATAGAGCCTCAGTCATCAGCCCATGAGCCTGGGGGTTCCCTCTCTGAAAGAAGATCAGTGATCTGTGATATTTCTCCACTAAGACAGATTGTCAGGGACCCCGGGGCTCACTCACTGGGACACATGAGTGCCGACACCAGAATTGGGAGGAATGACCGTCTCAATCCAACTCTAAGTCAGTCGGTCATTCTTCCTGGTGGTTTAGTGTCCATGGAAACCAAGATGAAATCCCAGAGCGGGCAGATAAAAGAGGAAGACTTTGAACAGTCTAAATCCCAAGCTAGTTTCAATAACAAGAAATCTGGAGACCACTGCCATCCTTCTAGCATCAAGCATGAGTCCTACCGCAGCAATGCCAGCCCTGGAGCAGCAACCCATGATTCCCTTTCAGACTACGGCCCTCAAGACAGCAGACCCACGCCAATGCGGCGGGTCCCTGGCAGAGTTGGTGGTCGGGAGGGCATGAGGGGTCGGTCCCCTTCTCAATATCATGACtttgcagaaaaactgaaaatgtctCCTGGGCGGAGCAGAGGCCCAGGGGGAGACCCTCATCACATGAATCCACACATGACCTTTTCAGAGAGGGCCAACCGGAGTTCTTTACATGCTCCCTTTTCTCCCAACTCAGAAACCCTGGCCTCTGCTTATCACACAAATACTCGGGCTCATGCTTATGGGGACCCTAATGCAGGTTTGAATTCTCAGCTGCATTATAAGAGACAGATGTACCAACAGCAACCAGAGGAGTATAAAGACTGGAGCAGCAGTTCTGCTCAGGGAGTGATTGCTGCAGCACAGCACAGGCAGGAGGGGCCACGGAAGAGTCCAAGGCAGCAGCAGTTTCTTGACAGAGTACGGAGCCCTTTGAAAAATGACAAAGATGGTATGATGTATGGCCCACCGGTAGGGACTTACCATGACCCAAGCGCTCAGGAGGCTGGGCGCTGCCTAATGTCTAGTGATGGTCTGCCTAACAAGGGCATGGAATTAAAGCATGGCTCTCAGAAATTACAAGAATCCTGTTGGGATCTTTCTCGGCAAACTTCTCCAGCCAAAAGCAGCGGTCCTCCAGGAATGGCCAGTCAAAAAAGGTATGGACCACCCCATGAGACTGATGGACATGGACTAGCTGAGGCTACACAGTCATCCAAACCTAGTAATGTTATGCTAAGACTTCCAGGCCAGGAGGATCATTCTTCTCAAAACCCCTTAATCATGAGGAGGCGTGTTCGTTCTTTTATCTCTCCCATTCCCAGTAAGAGACAGTCACAAGATGTAAAGAACAGTAGCACTGAAGATAAAGGTCGCCTCCTTCACCCATCAAAAGAAGGCGCTGATAAAGCATTCAATTCCTATGCCCATCTTTCTCACAGTCAGGATATCAAGTCTATCCCTAAGAGAGATTCCTCCAAGGACCTTCCAAGTCCAGATAATAGAAACTGCCCTGCTGTTACCCTCACAAGCCCTGCTAAGACCAAAATACTGCCCCCACGGAAAGGACGGGGATTGAAATTGGAAGCTATAGTTCAGAAGATTACATCCCCAAATATTAGGAGGAGTGCATCCTCGAACAGTGCGGAGGCTGGGGGAGACACGGTTACGCTTGATGATATACTGTCTTTGAAGAGTGGTCCTTCTGAAGGTGGGAGTGTTGCTGTTCAGGATGCTGACGTAGAGAAGAGAAAAGGTGAGGTGGCTTCTGACCTAGTCAGTCCAGCAAACCAGGAGTTGCACATTGAGAAACCTCTTCCAAGGTCTTCAGAAGAGTGGCATGGCAGCGGGGATGACAAAGTGAAGACAGAGACACATGCAGAAACGGTTACTGCCGGAAAGGAACCCCCTGGTGCCATGACATCCACAACCTCACAGAAGCCTGGTAGTAACCAAGGGAGACCAGATGGTTCCCTGGGTGGAACAGCACCTTTAATGTTTCCAGACTCAAAGAATGTACCTCCAGCGGGCATATTGGCCCCTGAGGCAAACCCCAAGGCTGAAGAGAAAGAGAACGATACAGTGACGATTTCACCCAAGCAAGAAGGTTTCcctccaaagggatatttcccATCAGGAAAAAAGAAGGGGAGACCCATTGGTAGTGTgaataagcaaaagaaacagcAGCAGCCACCGCCTCCACCTCCTCAGCCCCCACAGATACCAGAAGGTTCTGCAGATGGAGAGCCAAAGCCGAAAAAACAGaggcaaaggagggagagaaggaagcctGGGGCCCAGCCAAGGAAGCGAAAAACCAAACAAGCAGTTCCCATTGTGGAACCCCAAGAACCTGAGATCAAACTAAAGTATGCCACCCAGCCACTGGATAAAACTGACGCCAAGAACAAGTCTTTTTACCCTTACATCCATGTAGTTAATAAGTGTGAACTTGGAGCCGTTTGTACAATCATCAATGCTGAAGAAGAAGAACAGACCAAATTGGTGAGGGGCAGGAAGGGTCAGAGGTCACTGACCCCTCCACCTAGCAGCACTGAAAGCAAGGCGCTCCCAGCCTCGTCCTTTATGCTTCAGGGACCTGTTGTGACAGAGTCTTCGGTTATGGGGCACCTGGTTTGCTGTCTGTGTGGCAAGTGGGCCAGTTACCGGAACATGGGTGACCTCTTTGGACCTTTTTATCCCCAAGATTATGCAGCCACTCTCCCGAAGAATCCGCCTCCTAAGAGGGCCACAGAAATGCAGAGCAAAGTTAAGGTACGGCACAAAAGTGCTTCTAATGGTTCCAAGACGGacactgaggaggaggaagagcagcagcagcagcagaaggagCAGAGGAGCCTGGCCGCACACCCCAGGTTTAAGCGGCGCCACCGCTCGGAAGACTGTGGTGGAGGTCCTCGGTCCCTGTCCAGGGGGCTCCCTTGTAAAAAAGCAGCCACCGAGGGCAGCAGTGAAAAGACTGTTTTGGACTCGAAGCCTTCTGTGCCCACCACTTCAGAAGGTGGCCCTGAGCTGGAGTTACAAATCCCTGAACTACCTCTTGACAGCAATGAATTTTGGGTCCATGAGGGTTGTATTCTCTGGGCCAATGGAATCTACCTGGTTTGTGGCAGGCTCTATGGCCTGCAGGAAGCGCTGGAAATAGCCAGAGAGATG